Proteins from a single region of Crassaminicella profunda:
- a CDS encoding M3 family oligoendopeptidase yields MKFTEYEYKRPNIKTFEEQFNQLLNDFIKAKNYKEQDELMSKINTLRNEFESMEQIAYIRHTINTEDKVYEEEQKYFDENGPIYEGLVAKYYAALVDSKYKDDLKEKWGEQLFRIAKLKVKSFSQEIIEDLKLENKLMSEYTKLLSSAKIPFEGEARTIPQLRPFQMSHDQDIRKRANEAKYNFFKENEEKFDEIYDKLVKVRTRMAQKLGYENFVELGYARMLRTDYNKDMVGNLRKQVKEYIVPLATKLREKQSCRLNLDQLKYYDEILTFLDGNAKPKGDAKEILEAGKKMYEGLSNETKVFFEYMMENQLMDVLSKGGKSPGGYCTYIAKYKAPFIFSNFNGTADDIDVLTHEAGHAFQVYESKEFEIPEYNFPTLEACEIHSMSMEFFTYPWMDLFFDEVNKYKFGHLSEAFLFIPYGVVVDEFQHYVYENPNVTPKERKCKWREIEKKYLTYRDYDGNEFLENGGYWYQQGHIFKNPFYYIDYVLAEICAFQFFKKSIDDFDGAWKDYLKLCKVGGSKSFLELVDFSNLDSPFEDGSIKSVAEGIEKYLDHISIK; encoded by the coding sequence ATGAAATTTACTGAATATGAATACAAAAGACCCAATATAAAAACTTTTGAAGAACAATTTAACCAATTATTAAATGATTTTATAAAAGCAAAGAATTACAAAGAACAAGATGAACTCATGAGTAAAATCAATACCTTAAGAAATGAATTTGAGTCTATGGAGCAAATTGCTTATATTCGACATACGATCAATACAGAAGATAAGGTATATGAAGAGGAACAAAAATATTTTGACGAAAATGGACCTATTTATGAAGGATTAGTTGCTAAATATTATGCTGCATTAGTGGATTCAAAATATAAGGATGATTTAAAAGAAAAATGGGGAGAACAGCTTTTTCGTATTGCAAAGCTTAAAGTGAAGAGTTTTTCCCAGGAAATAATTGAAGATTTAAAGCTTGAGAATAAATTAATGAGTGAATATACAAAGCTTTTATCCTCAGCCAAAATACCTTTTGAAGGAGAAGCGCGAACGATACCTCAGTTAAGACCTTTTCAAATGTCTCATGATCAAGATATAAGAAAGAGGGCAAATGAGGCAAAATATAACTTCTTTAAAGAAAATGAAGAAAAGTTTGATGAAATCTATGATAAATTAGTAAAAGTAAGAACTAGGATGGCTCAAAAGCTAGGATATGAAAATTTTGTAGAGCTTGGGTATGCTCGTATGCTTCGAACAGATTACAACAAAGATATGGTTGGAAATTTAAGAAAACAAGTAAAAGAATATATTGTACCTTTAGCTACAAAATTAAGAGAAAAGCAAAGCTGTAGACTAAATTTAGATCAATTAAAATACTATGATGAAATTCTTACCTTTTTAGATGGAAATGCAAAACCTAAAGGAGATGCAAAAGAAATTCTTGAAGCTGGAAAGAAAATGTATGAAGGATTATCTAATGAAACAAAGGTATTTTTTGAATACATGATGGAAAACCAGTTGATGGATGTTTTAAGTAAGGGTGGAAAATCTCCAGGAGGATATTGTACATATATTGCTAAATATAAAGCCCCTTTTATATTTTCAAATTTTAACGGGACTGCTGATGATATAGATGTACTGACCCATGAAGCAGGCCATGCTTTTCAAGTATATGAAAGTAAAGAATTTGAGATTCCTGAATATAATTTTCCAACACTTGAGGCTTGCGAAATACATTCTATGAGTATGGAATTCTTTACGTATCCATGGATGGATTTATTCTTTGATGAAGTGAATAAATATAAATTTGGACATTTGAGTGAAGCTTTTTTATTTATTCCTTATGGGGTAGTGGTAGATGAATTTCAGCATTATGTATATGAAAATCCAAATGTAACTCCAAAGGAAAGAAAATGCAAGTGGAGAGAAATAGAAAAAAAATATCTGACCTATAGGGATTATGATGGAAATGAATTTTTAGAAAACGGTGGATATTGGTATCAACAAGGACATATCTTTAAAAATCCATTCTATTATATTGATTATGTATTAGCAGAAATCTGTGCATTCCAATTTTTCAAAAAATCTATAGATGATTTTGATGGAGCGTGGAAAGATTATCTAAAGCTTTGTAAGGTGGGAGGTAGCAAATCTTTCTTAGAATTAGTAGATTTTTCAAATTTAGATTCTCCTTTTGAAGATGGAAGTATAAAGTCAGTGGCAGAAGGAATAGAAAAATATTTAGATCATATATCAATAAAGTAA
- the prfH gene encoding peptide chain release factor H, with the protein MWMQISSGAGPEECALGVGLFFKQVIKECKQKDFKIELVGHEEGQYPGNYQSVILRIEGEGVRKYLKSMEGTILWICKSPYRPNHKRKNWYINVEVYEEQEKYSFHLSDVKIDTMRSSGAGGQNVNKLETAVRVTHLPTGIMVKAQEERSQYQNKKLALAILERILKNKNEEALDDFKKGLWQQHKALVRGNPVRTFEGKKFKIKK; encoded by the coding sequence ATGTGGATGCAAATTAGTAGTGGAGCAGGACCTGAGGAGTGTGCTTTAGGTGTAGGACTTTTTTTCAAACAGGTCATCAAAGAATGCAAACAAAAGGATTTTAAAATAGAACTAGTAGGACATGAAGAGGGACAATATCCAGGAAATTATCAATCGGTTATTTTACGCATTGAAGGAGAAGGAGTAAGGAAATACCTAAAAAGTATGGAAGGAACCATTCTCTGGATTTGTAAGAGTCCTTATCGACCCAATCATAAGAGGAAAAATTGGTATATTAATGTGGAAGTCTATGAAGAACAGGAAAAATATAGCTTTCACTTGTCAGATGTAAAAATAGATACCATGAGAAGTTCAGGAGCTGGGGGACAAAATGTAAATAAACTAGAAACGGCTGTAAGAGTGACCCATTTGCCAACAGGGATTATGGTGAAAGCACAGGAAGAGAGAAGTCAATATCAAAATAAAAAACTAGCCCTTGCCATCCTTGAAAGAATTCTTAAAAATAAAAATGAAGAAGCTTTAGATGATTTCAAAAAAGGATTATGGCAGCAACATAAGGCTTTAGTAAGAGGGAATCCTGTGAGAACTTTTGAGGGGAAGAAGTTTAAGATAAAGAAATAA
- the lon gene encoding endopeptidase La, with product MEDKKVKKHELPLIPLRGLSVFPYMVLHFDVGREKSINALEEAMVNDQLIFLTTQKEAEVDLPTRDDFYEVGTLAKIKQMLKLPGDAIRVLVEGISRARVIDILQEDPYFKCVVEEEMYDDEIEMDKELEALMRTVTNAFEDYISVGSRISPEVFMNVTTIEEPGRLADIMASHMILKIEQKQEILEAFEPKERLEVIYKILLREIEVLEIERDINVRVKKQINKVQKEYYLKEQLKAIHEELGEEDEFNEEEDDYKERIKKSKLPKEVEKKVKKELSRLSKLSPSSAESGVIRNYVDWILDIPWAKQTKDQIDIQKAKIILDEDHYGLKDVKERILEYLAIRQLSKSMKGPIICLVGPPGVGKTSIAKSIARSLNRKFTRMSLGGVRDEAEIRGHRRTYVGAIPGRIMSAIKECGSKNPVFLFDEIDKLSNDFRGDPASALLEVLDPEQNKEFTDHYLEVPFDLSKVMFITTANSLGTIPRPLLDRMEVIEVSGYTEEEKLKIAQKYLLPKQKKEHGLKEKSLQISEQTLRDVISYYTRESGVRNLERQIATLCRKSAKKIVEKKIKNVRINVNNLSNYLGSRRYRYEKIKENHEIGIARGLAWTRVGGDTLSIEVTTMKGNGKLVLTGQLGDVMKESARAGISYIRSKIEDLNIPEDFYQKLDIHIHIPEGAIPKDGPSAGVTMATAVISELTKIPVNKYVAMTGEITLRGRALPVGGIKEKVLAANRAGITKVLLPIDNEKDIEEIPENVRKKLTFVLVENMDQVLEHALVRKEEKDEN from the coding sequence GTGGAAGATAAAAAAGTGAAAAAACATGAACTGCCTCTTATTCCACTTAGAGGGCTTTCAGTTTTTCCATACATGGTACTGCATTTTGATGTAGGAAGAGAAAAGTCAATCAATGCATTAGAAGAAGCTATGGTGAATGACCAATTAATATTTTTGACAACACAAAAAGAAGCGGAAGTAGATTTACCTACACGAGATGACTTTTATGAAGTAGGAACTTTAGCTAAAATAAAACAGATGTTGAAGCTTCCAGGAGATGCTATTAGAGTATTAGTAGAAGGAATCAGTAGAGCGAGGGTGATAGATATTCTACAAGAAGACCCTTACTTTAAGTGTGTAGTAGAGGAAGAAATGTATGATGATGAGATAGAGATGGATAAAGAGCTTGAAGCATTAATGAGAACAGTAACCAATGCTTTTGAAGACTACATAAGTGTAGGAAGCCGTATTTCCCCTGAAGTATTTATGAATGTTACGACTATTGAAGAGCCAGGAAGACTTGCTGATATTATGGCTTCTCATATGATTTTAAAGATAGAACAAAAGCAAGAAATACTAGAAGCTTTTGAGCCTAAAGAGCGTCTAGAGGTCATTTATAAAATACTTTTAAGAGAAATAGAAGTATTAGAAATTGAAAGAGATATTAATGTTAGAGTAAAAAAACAAATCAATAAAGTTCAGAAAGAATATTACTTGAAAGAACAACTAAAAGCCATTCACGAAGAATTAGGAGAAGAAGACGAATTTAATGAGGAAGAAGATGACTATAAGGAAAGAATCAAAAAATCAAAACTTCCTAAAGAGGTAGAAAAGAAGGTTAAGAAAGAACTTAGTAGGCTTTCTAAACTCTCTCCAAGTTCAGCTGAAAGTGGTGTCATTAGAAATTATGTAGATTGGATTTTAGATATTCCATGGGCGAAGCAAACCAAAGATCAAATCGATATTCAAAAAGCAAAAATCATACTAGATGAAGACCATTATGGGCTAAAGGATGTTAAGGAAAGAATTTTAGAATATTTAGCTATCAGACAGTTGTCTAAAAGCATGAAAGGCCCTATTATTTGTTTAGTAGGTCCTCCAGGAGTAGGAAAAACTTCTATTGCCAAATCTATTGCAAGAAGTTTAAACCGAAAGTTTACAAGAATGTCTCTTGGAGGTGTTCGAGATGAAGCAGAGATCAGAGGACATCGTAGAACTTATGTGGGTGCTATACCAGGAAGAATCATGTCCGCAATAAAAGAATGCGGTTCTAAAAATCCTGTATTCTTATTTGATGAGATAGATAAATTAAGTAATGATTTTAGGGGAGATCCAGCATCTGCATTATTAGAAGTATTAGACCCTGAGCAAAATAAAGAATTTACAGATCATTATTTAGAAGTTCCCTTTGATTTGTCTAAAGTCATGTTTATTACAACAGCAAATAGCTTAGGAACTATTCCAAGACCTCTTCTTGATAGAATGGAAGTTATAGAGGTATCTGGATATACAGAGGAAGAGAAACTAAAAATTGCACAAAAATACCTTTTACCTAAGCAGAAAAAAGAACATGGACTGAAAGAGAAAAGTCTTCAGATTTCAGAGCAAACCCTTCGAGATGTAATTAGTTATTATACAAGGGAATCAGGTGTGAGGAACTTAGAAAGACAAATTGCTACATTATGTAGAAAATCTGCAAAGAAAATTGTTGAGAAGAAGATAAAAAATGTTCGAATCAATGTAAATAATCTAAGCAACTATCTTGGAAGCAGAAGATATAGATATGAAAAGATTAAAGAAAATCATGAGATAGGTATTGCAAGAGGTCTTGCATGGACAAGAGTTGGAGGAGATACCCTATCTATTGAAGTAACAACCATGAAAGGAAATGGAAAACTTGTATTAACAGGACAGCTTGGAGATGTAATGAAGGAATCTGCAAGAGCTGGAATCAGTTATATTCGATCTAAAATTGAGGATTTAAATATACCAGAAGACTTTTATCAAAAGTTAGATATTCATATACATATTCCAGAAGGAGCTATACCAAAGGATGGACCATCAGCTGGGGTTACTATGGCAACGGCAGTTATATCAGAGCTTACAAAGATACCTGTTAATAAATATGTAGCCATGACAGGGGAAATTACATTAAGAGGTAGAGCTTTACCTGTAGGGGGAATTAAAGAAAAGGTGTTAGCTGCAAATAGAGCAGGAATTACGAAAGTATTATTGCCTATTGATAATGAAAAAGATATAGAAGAGATTCCTGAAAATGTAAGGAAAAAGCTAACTTTTGTTTTAGTTGAAAATATGGATCAAGTATTAGAGCATGCATTAGTTCGGAAGGAAGAAAAAGATGAAAATTAA
- the hcp gene encoding hydroxylamine reductase: MDQAMFCYQCEQTLGSKGCVKVGVCGKDATVANLQDVLIHLLKGIGFYGQKNIEKGVKIRSKINKFVVDAMFSTLTNVNFDPDRFVEYIKLADAMKEELKTSAGEIENVPKAATYRPPNTLEEMLEDAKQVGVMADENLDMDIRSLRELLIYAFKGMAAYAHHAYVLGKFDDEVNNFFYKGLAATLDDSLTVENLFHLNMEFGQTNLKCMALLDAANTSTYGNPEPTEVLITKKKGPFIIVSGHDLKDLKNLLEQTEGKGINIYTHCEMLPAHGYPELKKYKHLVGNFGGAWQKQQNEFDGIPGCILMTTNCLQKPRESYKDRLFTTSIVGWPDTPHIDEVNGKKDFTPIIEKALALGGFTEDEPEKKILVGFGHNAVLSHADTIVEAVKSGAIKHFFLIGGCDGARPGRNYYTEFAEKTPQDTIILTLACGKFRFNKLDFGTVAGLPRLLDVGQCNDSYSAIQIALALSKAFDCDVNELPLSMILSWYEQKAVGILLTLLSLGIKNIRLGPTLPAFVTPNVLQVLVDKFNISPISTPEDDLNAILGIEPLVKK, translated from the coding sequence ATGGATCAAGCCATGTTCTGTTATCAATGCGAACAAACTTTAGGTTCAAAAGGATGTGTCAAGGTCGGCGTATGTGGAAAAGACGCAACTGTAGCTAATTTACAAGATGTGTTAATTCATTTATTAAAAGGAATAGGCTTTTATGGTCAAAAAAACATTGAAAAAGGAGTAAAAATTCGTAGTAAAATTAATAAATTTGTAGTAGATGCTATGTTTTCAACCCTTACAAATGTTAATTTTGACCCAGATAGATTTGTTGAGTATATTAAATTAGCAGATGCAATGAAAGAAGAATTAAAGACCTCTGCTGGTGAAATTGAAAATGTACCAAAAGCAGCTACATATAGACCCCCAAATACATTAGAAGAAATGCTAGAAGATGCAAAGCAAGTAGGTGTCATGGCAGATGAAAATTTAGATATGGATATACGTTCTTTAAGAGAATTATTGATTTATGCTTTTAAAGGTATGGCCGCTTATGCCCATCATGCATATGTTCTTGGTAAATTTGATGATGAAGTAAATAATTTCTTTTACAAGGGACTGGCAGCTACACTAGATGATTCTCTAACTGTTGAAAATTTATTTCATTTAAATATGGAATTTGGACAAACAAACCTTAAGTGCATGGCTCTTTTAGATGCAGCTAATACAAGTACTTATGGAAATCCAGAACCAACAGAAGTACTCATTACAAAGAAAAAAGGTCCTTTTATCATCGTATCTGGTCACGATTTAAAAGATTTAAAAAATTTACTAGAGCAGACAGAGGGAAAGGGAATCAATATCTATACCCATTGTGAAATGCTTCCTGCTCATGGATATCCAGAATTAAAGAAATATAAACATTTAGTAGGGAATTTTGGAGGAGCATGGCAAAAACAACAAAATGAATTTGATGGCATTCCTGGATGTATTTTAATGACTACAAATTGTCTTCAAAAGCCAAGAGAAAGCTATAAAGACAGATTATTTACTACAAGCATCGTTGGATGGCCTGATACCCCTCATATAGATGAAGTAAATGGCAAAAAAGATTTCACTCCAATCATTGAAAAAGCATTAGCCTTAGGTGGCTTTACGGAAGATGAACCTGAAAAGAAAATCCTTGTTGGATTTGGTCATAATGCAGTACTAAGTCACGCAGATACAATCGTTGAAGCTGTAAAAAGTGGTGCTATAAAACATTTCTTCCTCATTGGAGGATGTGACGGTGCAAGACCTGGAAGAAATTATTATACAGAGTTTGCAGAAAAAACACCACAAGACACAATCATATTGACCCTTGCCTGTGGTAAATTCCGTTTTAATAAATTAGATTTTGGAACTGTAGCAGGTCTTCCAAGACTTCTTGATGTAGGACAATGTAACGATTCCTATTCAGCCATTCAAATCGCTCTAGCTCTTAGCAAAGCCTTTGATTGTGATGTGAACGAATTACCTCTTTCAATGATTCTTTCTTGGTATGAACAAAAGGCTGTAGGTATTTTGCTTACCCTTTTATCCCTGGGGATTAAAAATATTCGTCTTGGACCAACACTTCCTGCATTTGTTACACCTAATGTATTACAGGTGTTAGTAGACAAATTCAATATTAGTCCTATTTCTACTCCTGAGGACGATTTAAATGCTATATTAGGGATCGAACCACTTGTCAAAAAATAA